In a single window of the Tribolium castaneum strain GA2 chromosome 8, icTriCast1.1, whole genome shotgun sequence genome:
- the LOC657731 gene encoding facilitated trehalose transporter Tret1, giving the protein MTREHQIKLEEGDEKNDSALILTNEKPVYSIPWRSSLRQIVACCVAHSLVIQAGINMSFSAILLPQLNEKSSDIHISKSEASWIASIVAIALPAGSLIIGPLMDRFGRKTLCICTTIPFAISWIIHAAAKSVWHLYLARIIAGFSGGLTTVALVYVSEITHPNYRTMLLSLNSVFVSFGILFTCVLGLWFPWRVIATINCFLVLATLILLWFLPESPHWYTVFKNKPDQAAKSLEWLYKDPQIFENQLRLLDTSAKNRRKSRIDWSFYKESVVYKPFFILFVIFVIQQLSCGYVIIFYAVDLFREIGGHFRNGLDEFVALVLLGSIRFVMSIISALISKRVGRRPLFFVSGLGQCLTSLVAGVYMYFTVIPPDELAKLSIHKDKGDNIALYCVLGYVCFSSLGYLVIPWTLIGELFPVKVRGVLGGLMVSIAYIFMFVAVKIFPFVLDLIKIQCVFYVMAVVNLCGVIFIFFFLPETLGKTFNDIEAYFKRVG; this is encoded by the exons ATGACTCGCGAACACCAAATCAAACTCGAAGAAGGCGATGAAAAAAACGACAGTGCCTTGATTTTAACCAACGAAAAGCCGGTTTATTCAATCCCATGGCGCTCTTCCCTCCGAcag ATCGTAGCGTGCTGTGTCGCACACAGCCTTGTGATCCAAGCAGGCATTAATATGTCGTTCAGCGCCATCTTACTACCGCAGCTGAACGAAAAGTCGAGTGATATACATATTTCCAAATCAGAGGCGTCTTGGATCG CAAGTATAGTCGCAATAGCCCTTCCAGCGGGTTCGTTGATCATCGGCCCGCTTATGGACCGCTTCGGGCGCAAAACTTTGTGTATTTGTACGACTATACCCTTCGCCATCTCGTGGATAATCCATGCGGCGGCGAAAAGCGTCTGGCATTTGTATTTAGCTCGGATTATAGCCGGCTTTAGCGGCGGCTTAACAACCGTAGCTTTGGTATATGTGAGCGAAATCACTCACCCAAACTACAGAACAATGTTATTGAGCCTTAACAGCGTTTTTGTCTCGTTTGGAATTCTTTTTACTTGCGTTTTAG GTTTATGGTTTCCATGGCGCGTCATAGCCACCATCAATTGTTTCCTGGTCTTGGCCACCTTGATCCTCTTGTGGTTTTTACCCGAGAGCCCTCACTGGTACACAGTTTTCAAAAACAAGCCAGACCAGGCTGCCAAATCACTTGAGTGGCTCTACAAGGACCCACAA ATTTTCGAAAATCAGTTGAGACTATTGGATACAAGTGCCAAAAATCGCCGAAAGTCACGAATCGATTGGAGTTTTTACAAAGAATCGGTTGTCTATAAGCCGTTTTTCattctttttgttattttcgtgATCCAGCAATTGTCGTGCGgttatgttattattttttacgccGTTGATTTGTTTCGGGAAATTGGGGGCCATTTTCGTAACGGTTTGGATGAATTCGTTGCGTTGGTTCTTCTAGGTTCGATTAGGTTTGTTATGTCGATAATTTCGGCGCTAATTTCGAAACGTGTGGGCCGAAGGcccctattttttgtttcgggGTTAGGCCAATGTCTTACTAGTCTAGTGGCCGGGGTTTATATGTATTTCACGGTGATTCCCCCGGACGAGTTGGCCAAACTGAGTATTCACAAGGATAAGGGCGACAATATCGCCCTCTATTGTGTGTTGGGTTATGTTTGCTTCAGTTCTTTGGGTTATTTGGTGATTCCGTGGACGCTAATCGGGGAATTGTTCCCCGTTAAGGTCCGCGGCGTCTTAGGAGGCCTTATGGTTTCGATAGCTtacatttttatgtttgttgcggttaaaatcTTCCCGTTTGTGCTcgatttgattaaaattcaatGCGTCTTTTATGTCATGGCTGTGGTGAATTTATGCGGTGTTATTTTCATATTCTTCTTCCTACCCGAAACGTTAGGAAAAACGTTTAACGATAttgaagcttattttaaacgagttggttaa